A genome region from Equus caballus isolate H_3958 breed thoroughbred chromosome 19, TB-T2T, whole genome shotgun sequence includes the following:
- the DPPA2 gene encoding developmental pluripotency-associated protein 2 has translation MANSNYDGGEKNSFEEESDEENVILTLVPVSEEHNEEHQMESSVSSTSEVNLKTPRTDDKVHLSQTNEQFKTRPKPRCKAPILPLPAILPPINKVRRDTLRNWCQQFHLSTDGDKIEVYLRLQEHAYSEQKQNVPETPQEAKLQSCSGKCKMVTKRARVPKRCKKPEREEGTNIVEVITSAQEAMLAAWARIAARAVQPKAMNSCPIPTSVETFLPQASGVRWCVVHGRPLWADTKGWVRLHFHAGQTWVPDTPRRMISLFLLPACTFPSPDLEDNMLCPECAQRNKKMMRRFNTMKKKKQSGVNATSFLLNGPCLNTE, from the exons ATGGCAAACTCAAATTACGATGGCGGCGAGAAG AATTCTTTTGAGGAGGaatcagatgaagaaaatgtgattcTCACATTGGTTCCAGTTAGTGAGGAACATAATGAAGAACATCAAATGGAATCAAGTGTCTCTTCGACTTCAGAAGTCAACCTGAAGACGCCTAGGACAGATGACAAAG ttcATCTTTCTCAAACGAATGAACAATTCAAAACTCGCCCCAAACCCAGATGTAAAGCACCCATCCTTCCCTTGCCGGCCATTTTGCCTCCGATTAATAAAGTGCGGCGGGACACTTTGCGGAACTGGTGCCAACAATTTCATTTGAGTACTGATGGCGAC AAAATAGAGGTTTATCTGAGGCTCCAGGAGCATGCGTACTCTGAACAAAAACAG AATGTTCCTGAAACACCACAGGAGGCCAAACTTCAGTCATGTTCGGGGAAGTGCAAGATGGTGACCAAGAGAGCAAGGGTTCCGAAACGTTGTAAGAAgcctgagagagaggaagggactaATATAGTTGAAGTAATCACTTCAGCGCAGGAAGCCATGTTGGCAGCGTGGGCAAGAATTGCTGCCAGAGCCGTTCAACCTAAGGCTATGAATTCATGTCCCATTCCTACTTCTGTGGAGACCTTTCTGCCACAAGCCTCTG gtGTCAGGTGGTGTGTGGTCCATGGCAGACCTCTCTGGGCAGACACGAAAGGTTGGGTTCGCCTGCACTTCCATGCAGGTCAGACCTGGGTGCCTGACACTCCCAGGAGGAtgatctctctcttcctgctacCAGCCTGCACGTTCCCATCCCCAGACCTGGAAGATAATATGTTATGCCCTGAATGTGCTCAGAG GAATAAAAAGATGATGAGAAGAttcaatacaatgaagaaaaagaagcaatctGGTGTGAATGCAACATCATTCCTTTTGAATGGGCCATGTCTTAATACAGAATAA